The genomic window ACACAGTGAGGGACATGACAAAgcgttggtatttgacgacctggggatgaaaaaaaacaattcctgcatgaaactgcttgaaacaaggtctgtggattatcttgagtaactgggtcatgatttctgaaaagagacattgctgttgaattgttcagatgtattttttggtgcttttgagcaccacaaatcGAGTGCCAACTAGTTcaattatattggagagaagtcAGACTTCTCTACGACCAATATCTTCAACACTTGGCAATTTAAACCTAAACAATCTAGACTAATGAGTAGCACTATAGGTAAGAGAAAATGTATTGTTCTccgttacattccaccactgttgACCACTAATGATTCCCTGAAATGTCACTTGTATGTTTACACTCCCAGGTTTTAACTTTGGCCGTCCCTGCATGCACCCACACCAGTACATGCCCTTTCCTGGGTTTGTTTTCCCACATGCCCCGATATATCCGATAGATTACAGGCGAGTGTTTGAGCCTCGCTTCCATGCCCCTGCCTGGAATGACATGCTTCGCCATCAGCAGCACTACTCACAGCCTTACGGGCGTCGAGAAACGACCTGCTCAGAGGCTCAAACCGACCCAAACGATGCCATAATCAAACTAAGAGAGTGCCTGGAAAAAATGCAAGCCACTGAGCTGCAAGGTGCTGAGAGAGAGCTCGACTCTGGTGTCGCCTCACAGACCTCGGGGATGTTTTCTCAAGCAGAAGAGAAGAAAAGTGAAGAGCAAGGTGATATCCTGCCTTCAGTGCCTGATGCGGAGTCTCCAGCTGGGATCTTTGGTGTCTCCACTACAGCAGTGTATGACGGTGAGTCCAGCCAGAGAAGCTTAGATGTCCTGAGCCCTCCGGGATGCTGGTCAGCAGAATTGGAAGAGGAGTTGCCTCTGGATAGCTCCTCTGTTCATGAAGAGTGTCCTGAGCTGGAGCAGTCGGCAAAAGACGAACACTTCCTCCCTATTGAAGAACCAGAAGTTGCGGATATCCAGTCAAATATCTCAGCGACTGATGCAAGTGTTCCCAAATGTGACACTGAAGAGCTCCTTAGGCAGAGAGTGGATCCAGTCCTGCCTTGCTTTTCCTCTTCCACCAGTCCTCTGGTGCTCAAAGATGCTGAAAGTGGCGACAAAGTCTCCAAGACGGAACATCAGAAAGCTGATCCAAGCTACAAGATCCTCAAGCTGCCTTTGGAGAGAGTTTCGACACCTGGAggtgctgcagccagcagcgtCTGCCCCCCTGCTGCTCCCTACTACTACAATTACCTCTCCATGCAGACCACTCATGAGCGGACGAGCGTTCTCAGTCTATCTCTGGATGAGCTTTCCTCCAGGGATGAGATGTTCTCCACAGATCTGGACGATGCAGATATTTTCCCTAAACATGTGTATACAGGCAGGAGGCTTGCAGAGGTTGTAACTGGGTCTCCACAAACTGCTGATAAAGTAGAAGTGTGGCCGCCAGGTTCAGAGAGATTCATGTGTGCCTGCTGTGGGAAAAGCCTCGCGAAAGGGGTGGGAAGGAGCAAAGTCCACAGCTTCAAGGTGTCCAGAGAGGAACCTGAGGACTCTGAGGAGGAAAGCAGTTTTGGGAGAGGGTGTGAGCAGCCAGTCAGAGtggttgtgaggaagcattctGCACCCAGGAAGCCTCATTCTCTTCCGCCAAGACTTGCTGCAAAATCCCGGTATAAGAGAGGCCAATACAAAGACCCCTCAGATCCAGTGAACCAGGAGGAGGGTCGTGATGTTTGTAAGCAGGAACCAGCTGATGATGAGATGGTAGAAATGGCTGGTGGTGAGCTGCGGTGCAGCAAACAGTGTCTGGGTAAGTCTCTGCCAGGAATATTTCTTTGGTGGACTTGATGATTTTCTGTGCTCTGTTAACAGACATTTTTTACTCTTGTTGTTTAACCATGTTAGAGATATTTACTGAAAGTGCGAACTGTGTCATAGACAGACTCCGCAGAGAGGCCCTGACCAAGTCAGACCAAGGCAGGTGGGGAGGTGGTGACATGATTCCCAGGAGGAGACAAGTGACCCCTCTGCAACGACAAGGTTGAATTTAGTCACGCACAATCTCAGTCTTCTCCTGCACCAACAAAATTAACAGAGGCAATTATTGTGCAACTcagaaatgatcaaaaagcaTCAATCTGCCCAAACAGCCCGTGCAACATAATTAGAATTTGGCAGCCAAGTTAGAACAGTTTTGCTCTTAcatttataatttaatttaccCCTTTTATGTTTGTGAAATGCTGATGGACCACACAACCTGAAGTTGGGAGCTCACTACACAGTATAAAAGCCCCAAACCACCATCTGCTTTAAAGATTatttcagaatcagaaacaCTTTATTGATCACTCTATGCAATCAAGCATAGAGAAACTGTAAGGACAAAAGGAAACCAAAATAAGAAGTAGGCCTATGTTGAAATGtgtgtgcattatgctacattCATGGATGGAGTGCTTAACAGGCCAACTGAGCACAAGCTATATCCACAATCACTCCCTTTATTTGGTAGCTACTGCATTATATTTACTTctgagtttgttttctttctgtccaAAAGATTTAATTTGTAAAGAAGCTCTGGATGGAGCCTCTAACCTGACACTCCTACAGTTAACATTGCAGACTGAtctgaattaagttatttttattaagatttttacacacatacaacaATGATCATAAAATGTTCATGCGTGTTAAAAAGAACAGTAAGTGCTGAGTTTTGACACAGATGGTTAGCAAACTACTGAATCAATGTGAACCAAAGGTGtagaagaacaaaacaaaaagcagcgGTAGTGATGACATGCATTCTTATTTTCTGAAATTAACAGGTTTCAGCATTTtgataaattgttttttttttcctccaatatAATATATCTCagcctctctccccctctctcagCAAGGTAGGGTGCAAGAATTACGTTAAGTTTAGTTGAACATTTAAAGACAGAAAGTGTGAGCTGCGATAAtcaatatttaatgtgtttgtccgctttaaaactttgaaaatgTTCCAGGCTAAACTTGTTTGATTGTCCTGAGGGGTATCAAGACGTGGTGTGGTGCTGTATACATTTtgctgtgattttctttttaattcatAGATATAATGCATGCTTCTTCTCATTCTTGAAATGTTTCCATTGTTGTGCCTCTGGTATTTATTGTGCTCACTTGTCCGCTGGATAGAGAGGAGCAGTCAGAGGAAAGTGATGTACCAAAGGCCAAGAGacgaggatgatgatgatgatgatctgcCACCATCACACTGGGAAAGAGGTTAACTTGTTATTTTCTTTTCCAACACTGGTAACACTGACCTGGCTAtcacttttcttttaaatttgttttttcttttgtctttttcaggCTCTATGACAAGAGGAGAACCAAGATGTTAATGTCCCAAAAGTGTATTGAACTGTAGGTAAAATGCTAACGAGACTACACACAAGAGCATTGTTATTGCATAAATATACATTGCATACATTTAATATGTTCAAACTTCTGTGTTTAATGACATGTTGTCTTTCCTCCTCAGGTCCCCCCACAAGTTGTAATTGTTCCAGCAAAATGTGTTATGTAAATATTTAGCGCACCAGGTGAAATGCACTGCACAAGAAGCATATTTTTGTTTAGACAAAAGTTcaagaaaaaaaggttttgcaGTGATACTGCCTTGCACTACCCATAATTTATaattttcacaaaaagaaaaatgggcTGAGAGGTTCTAGATTGTTGTCAAAAGAAATTGCAGATGATGTTGTGCCACAATTCGGGGCCAGTCCAATAAAATATTGTTATTAGTTAAACTTTGTGTTGAATCAATTGAAATCATAACATCTTGTAACTGTTGGCATTATAGTcagatttattttataatgagGAAATTTAAATCGTTCAGTGTCCATCTTTGTTATTACTGGTTGGGCCCGGTTATTCAGAAGTAATCGGATCGGATTTCGGCTATCAGACTGGATCAAATAATGACAATGGGTTGTCCAAAAGAAAACAAGGATTCTAAAATTGGACTGAATCACATAATTCAGTCTTGATTATAATCTGGAACAGTATGTGTTGTTCAAAAGTTTTTTAGTAAGAATGTGATTCCCATCAAAATATTCACTAGCAAGGACCACGCCATTAACAAGATGCATTTAAAGGTTTTATTCAAGAAGAAACATGACTGATGTGCAAGGCTTGGACTGCTTGTAGCTCATGCCCTTTGCCAGATACAATGTGGGGAAGCTTGACAGGGAATAGCACCTGGGCACGACATACACCTTCAGGACCCTACATAGActaaaggaaaaaaggaagaagaacaGTATGTGAAAGAGGGGCGAAGAATCCAAGAGCGGAACAGGAGGAACGGGTTTGGTGGGTATTCATGCAGGAAGTGACATGGTTGAGGTGTGATCCTGCTTCTGAAATTCTGTTAgattgtttaaagaaaaaacagtatTATCCTGATCCCAGCAGAAGGGTCCATTTCAGGAGCAAAATGcaataaaacttttaaattggtgaatatatatatatttattattattttattttttgaatttgATTTAACTGTTACAGTAATAAAGTAGCCTTTCAATTAAGCCTTTCAGAtcagttctttaaaaaaaaaaaaaaaaaaaagattttgtcaTCATTCTGATTCAGattatcatttttaaacaacTGGGTCCTGGGGTGTATTCAAAGACAGGATTTCTGATTTACATGTACTGTATCTAAACAGCATGGAGTAATACCAGACGGCAGTTTAGGGTTTTGCTCACCTTGGATTTTACGCTTGAAGCATCAGATGTTACTCTACCAGTATGTCTGCACACCTGTTATTTTGACCTTACAGCAGCCTTCAACACCATCAACCGCACAATTCTCTCCCACCTTGAATCCTCTCTCAGCATGACCTGTACTGCCCTCTCCTGGCTAAGGCCATACCTCACAAACTGACAACTGTTCATCAACATAAACAACTGCACTTCCTCCCTTGCTCCTCAGTCCAAAGGTATCCCCCAGGGTTTGGTGCTTGGTCCTCTCCTATTCATCCTCTACATACTCCCTGTGGGTAACATCATTCACAGCCATGGTCTCAACTTCCACTGCTATGCCACTGACGTCCAGCTCCACATCTCCACTAAATCCATTCAAAACTTCTGCCCcaccatttttaatttcattcagCATTCCTTTTCACACATCAACaaccaggggcggaaatcccagGGGGGACAGGGAgaacatgactcccccttcagtaaagctgtagccccctagaatcatttgagacacaataatttttgaacaatgcagtagtatttattaaaagcacaatgtaagcagtgctcattataatcgcgcaataatgtgctatttaaatcttaaaagatttagtccccccctcccattcctagtagtggtatatcccacactctttccaacgggcggggctgcttggcagcagtagcagtgtgTGGCTGGAACCGCTGTCCACATCGagcatcgcagggtaagatgttcactcacacagacacagtttaacttacacatgttacaacacatcccatttactgttacaacaagccctaggcccaggctgataatataaactgtctgcaacatttctactgcattgttcaaaagcctactcaattacgagtgctgctaagctaaaagctaatgattaagctcagagtttagtcatagagaggacaggagagaaagaagagggagaggacaggacaagagcagtcagtgaagGAGCGGCttgtagctaatgggtacctgtctgtaggctctccacctgtcagtgagacaaacatgaaagacgtgcagacgaggagtggtataaaagacaggctacaactttttttccttgtccccccggaattattctctaaaattttactgtttattgtcccccccaactatgaaatgggattttcaccCCTGTCAACAATCTCTGAGCAAATTTTGACAGCAACCACTCCTTTGAAAAACCTGTCAATTAAATCACCAGTACTGCCTTCTTCCACCTAAAAAACATAGCTCATCTCCACCCAGTGCTCTCCCCTCTATTGCCAAAACTTTGATACATACCTTCATCACATTCAGAATTGACTACTGTTCGTTAGATATGGCGGCAGCAGGAAATTACTCTTCATTTGCAGAACCAGGTGTGATttacaccgatcagccacaacattaaaaccactgacagtgaGAGGTAAGTAACACTGGTCACCTTGTTTagatgcaatgttctgctgggaaacctttggtgcTGATATTCATATGGATACCACCTGA from Epinephelus lanceolatus isolate andai-2023 chromosome 20, ASM4190304v1, whole genome shotgun sequence includes these protein-coding regions:
- the LOC117264557 gene encoding bucky ball-like encodes the protein MDDGNKQPNTFGSGQQRTQHPRPFFIVQPPSQPFYLNTHWHMNNPYGHFGVPGGFNFGRPCMHPHQYMPFPGFVFPHAPIYPIDYRRVFEPRFHAPAWNDMLRHQQHYSQPYGRRETTCSEAQTDPNDAIIKLRECLEKMQATELQGAERELDSGVASQTSGMFSQAEEKKSEEQGDILPSVPDAESPAGIFGVSTTAVYDGESSQRSLDVLSPPGCWSAELEEELPLDSSSVHEECPELEQSAKDEHFLPIEEPEVADIQSNISATDASVPKCDTEELLRQRVDPVLPCFSSSTSPLVLKDAESGDKVSKTEHQKADPSYKILKLPLERVSTPGGAAASSVCPPAAPYYYNYLSMQTTHERTSVLSLSLDELSSRDEMFSTDLDDADIFPKHVYTGRRLAEVVTGSPQTADKVEVWPPGSERFMCACCGKSLAKGVGRSKVHSFKVSREEPEDSEEESSFGRGCEQPVRVVVRKHSAPRKPHSLPPRLAAKSRYKRGQYKDPSDPVNQEEGRDVCKQEPADDEMVEMAGGELRCSKQCLDRLRREALTKSDQGRWGGGDMIPRRRQVTPLQRQERSSQRKVMYQRPRDEDDDDDDLPPSHWERGSMTRGEPRC